From the Cyanobium sp. M30B3 genome, the window GTGAGCCTGCAGCCGCTGCTGCTGGAGCTGGGGGCGGGCGAGCGGCTGCGCCTGTCCCTGGCGGCGGCGGCCTGGCCCCAGATTGCGGTGAATCCCGGCAGCGGCCGGCAGCCCCGGGGCGGCAGCGGCATCGAGCACCGGGTGATCAGCCTGCGCCTGGAGCTGGAGCAGGCCTGCCTGGTGCTCGAGCCGGCCCTGGGGGATGCGGGCGACGGACTGCTGGGGCAGACTGCCCCCAACTGACTCTCCTCCCTGATGGCACGCGCCGCCCTGTTGGCCCTTGGCCTGCTGAGCAGCCTCGGCCTCGGCCTCAGCCAGCCGCCAGCGAGCGTCGCCCAGACCCAGCCCGGCAGTGCACGACTCCAGCCGCAGCCGAACGGCGAGGCCCCGCGCAACACCCTCAGCGTGGAGCAGGCCCGGGCAGCGGCCAACCGCATCCTGGAGGCGATCAAGACCGGCGATCCCAACCTGCGTTACAGCCAGTTCTCCGATCAGCTCAAGGCGATCAGCAGCCCGACGATGGTGGCCGAGACCATGCGCCGGCAGCCGAAGCTGCTGAGCTGGACCCTGTTGAGCGTGCGCGGCGGCCTGCGCACCACCACGGTGGAAGCCGCCCTGCAGACCAGCGCCGGCACCCGCGACCTGTTCATGGTGCTCAACGACCAGGGACAACTGGACGGCTACCACCTCGATCTTGCCGACGAGAAGTCCACCACCGTGGCGGCGGACTTCGTGAAGGCGCTCAGCGGCGGCCACTTCATCACCGCCCGCAGTTTTCTCAGCCTGCCCCTGCAGCGGGAGCTCACAGCGGCGACGCTCCAGGCCAAATGGCAGCAGCTGCAGCGCTACACCGGCAACTTCATCCGGGTGGGCAAGGTGGTGGCCGCCGAATACAACGAGGACAGCCAGCTGGTGCTGGTGAACACCGAGTTCAACCGCACCACCGACACCCTGTTTGTGGTGCTGAACAGGGCCAACGAGATCATCAGTGTGGATTTTCCCCAGGATCCGATCCGGCCCCGGCCCGTCGCCGGCCCGCTTCCCTGATCAGGACGCCGGGAACGGACCTCAGCCCGCCTAAGCTCCGGCCATCACTGCCGAGCTGCGATGGCCGTCCCTTGTCTCGACTGGATGGTTGAGGACGCCCATCGCCTGGCGGATTGCCGCCACGATCACCCCTTCGCCGTCCTCGGCCCCCAGCCCCTCGACGACGGCCGCTGGGTGGTGCGGGTGTGGATGCCGGACGCCGAGAGCGTCGAGCTGCTCCAGGGAGGCGACAAGGGCGATGGGGGAGGAGCCCTGGGGATGGAAACCCCCCACCATCCCTGGGTGTTCGAGGCAAGTCTCGACCACAACCCCGGCAGCGGCTACCGGGTGCGGGTGCAGCGGGGGGGAATCACCCATGAGGCCCACGACCCCTGGGCCTTCCGCGAGGAGTGGATGGGGGAGCTCGATCGGCTGCTGTTCGCCGAGGGCAACCACCACCACATCTGGCGCAAGATGGGTGCCCACCTCACCACGCGTGACGGCGTCGCCGGGGTGATGTTCTGCCTGTGGGCGCCCAACGCCCGCAGCGCGGCCGTGCTGGGCCAGTTCAACGGCTGGGATGGGCGCCACCACCCGATGCAGAGCCGCTTCGGCGGCTGCTGGGAGCTGTTTGTGCCCGGCCTGCAGGCCGGCGAGATCTACAAATATGAAGTGCGGGCCCAGAACGGACACTGCTACGCGAAGGCCGACCCCTACGGCTTCCGCCATGAGGTGCGGCCGGCCAACGGCTCAATCGTGCAGCCCCTCGGTGGGGACTTCTCCTGGGCAGACGCCGCCTGGATGGCGGAGCGCGACAGCCGCAACCCCCTCGACCAGCCGGTCGCGGTGTATGAGCTGCATCTGGGCAGCTGGATGCACGCCGCCGCCGACCAGCCCTACATCGAGGCCGATGGCACGCCGCGCCCGCCCGTGCCCGCCGCCGATCTCAAGCCCGGCGCCCGCCTGCTCACCTAC encodes:
- a CDS encoding DUF3887 domain-containing protein translates to MARAALLALGLLSSLGLGLSQPPASVAQTQPGSARLQPQPNGEAPRNTLSVEQARAAANRILEAIKTGDPNLRYSQFSDQLKAISSPTMVAETMRRQPKLLSWTLLSVRGGLRTTTVEAALQTSAGTRDLFMVLNDQGQLDGYHLDLADEKSTTVAADFVKALSGGHFITARSFLSLPLQRELTAATLQAKWQQLQRYTGNFIRVGKVVAAEYNEDSQLVLVNTEFNRTTDTLFVVLNRANEIISVDFPQDPIRPRPVAGPLP